Below is a window of Burkholderiales bacterium DNA.
GGCTGGCTGCGCGGATCAAGCACATCATCGTGGATGAGTATCAGGATGTGAACCCTATTCAGGAAGCCATGGTCTGGTCACTCCATGAACTTGGGGCTCAGGTCTGTGTTGTCGGTGATGACGACCAAACCATCTACCAATGGCGCGGCAGTGATGTGCAGAACATTCTGACTTTTCAGAGACGCTACACAAAGGTGACGCAGCTCCGGCTGGAGGACAATTTCCGCTCAAGTCAGGGCATCGTTGAAACTGCCAGGCCGTTTATTGAGCAGAACTCCGAACGGTTGCCCAAGAAGATGCGGCCCACCGATGCCCAGACCTATGAGCCGGGCGACATCGTCGCGCTCTCCTTCAACACACCCGATCAAGAAGCCACGTACATTGCCCAGACCATCCAGGCGCTTCGCGGTGTCGCGATCAAGGAGCCCACAAAAGAAGATCCGAACCACATGCGAGGGATCTCGTGGTCGGATATCGCGATTCTCCTTCGTAGTGTCCGCGCCAACGCCGAACCCATTACCCACGCCCTTGACCAGGCCCAAATTCCTTACCTCGTTGTCGGCATGAACAACCTCTTCGGCACCACCGAGGCAGAAGCTGCAAGGCAATTGTTCTATTTCATGGTAAGCCGGCCTGGCGTTGACGCCGCCGGGCTCGAGCGCACCTGGCTTAACGCCGGCTTAGGCCTCACCACCGCCGATGTCCGGCGTGCCATCGCCACAGCGGCAAGTTCACGTGCGCAGTTCGACAACCCAACTGAGCGTTTTGGTTTCTACTCTATTCAGCGCACCTTCCAAACGTTCCTGGAGGAGGCTGGTGTTCGTGAGGAGAAAGTCCCCTACGGCCGGGGCGAGATTGTGTTTTACAACCTCGGTAAGTTCAGTCAGCTGATCTCCGACTTTGAGACGATCCATTACCACTCCGAGCCCAAGGAAAAGTACAAATCGTTCGCTAACTTCCTCGAATTTCAGGCGGAAGATGCCTACCCAGAAGGGTGGCAGGACAACCAATACGCGAACCCCGATGCAGTCCGCATCATGACGGTTCACCAGGCCAAGGGCATGCAGTGGCCGGTGGTGTTTGTTCCGGCACTCCTGAAGAATCGCTTTCCCTCCAAGAAGCAAGGCGGTCGCAACGCCTGGCATCTCATTCCTAGGGCTGCCGTCAAAGGTCAGCCTCGCTATGAAGGTACCATCGAGGATGAGCGCCGCCTCTTCTACGTCGCCATGACGAGGAGCCAGAAGTTCCTCCATCTGACGTACGCACCAATTCCGGGCAATCAGCTCTTCCAAACCAAGTCGGTGTTCTGGGATGACGTGCTAGTTTCGAAGTTCGTCAAACGCCGTTCCCAGGACTACTCTCAACGCCATCGCCTACCGCCCACGCCACGCAAAGGCGTCTCGAACGTTGTCTTTTCCTTCTCTGACCTGAAATACTTCTTTGAGTGTCCCTATCAGTTCAAGTTGCGCATTCTCTATGGCTTCAATGCGCCGATTCACGAGGCCCTCGGGTACGGTCGCTCGCTGCACAACGCGCTCGCCGAGGTTCACGCCTGTGCCACCAGAGGCGACCACGTGTCCGAAGGCGAGGCCCGTGATCTCGTGAAGACTCACTTGCACACCCCCTATGCGTATCCGGCTCTCAAGGAAAAGCTCGAAGCGGCTGCCGAAAAAGTGTTGCGTGACTATGTCCACGACAATAAGGCCCTGTTTGACAAGATCGAATTCTCAGAGAAGCAGATCGAGATCAACCTCGGCGACGGCGTCACCGTGAACGGGCGGGTCGACCTGGTGCGTCGGATTGACACCGGCGAGACGACAATCGTAGACCTCAAGTCCACCGACCGCGCCCAGCCCGAAGAGGTCACCGAAACACAGCTCCACATCTATGCACTGGGGTATGAGGAATTGACAGGGCGCCGCGCTGACTACGTGGAGATTTATGAGCTGGACGAACGGAAGCGGAAGCCCCGTTCGGTGGATGACGATTTCATCGAGGATGTGAAGAGGAAGGTGCGTGACGCGGCACGCGCGCTTCACCAGAGCCACATGCCCGCTGCGCCCACGCCTGCCAAATGCCGCAAATGTGACTACCTAGGCCTGTGTACCGCAGGGCAGGGGGAGTGTAACCGGTAAGCGGATGGACCTGATGCAGGATCGGCAGAAGCTGCGCCAGCGCATCCTTCGCGCTCTGAGAGAGCAGGGTTTTGGGATGCAAGACGGGCGTCTTGTCGTGCCTGATGGACAGGATAAGGCCTTTCTTCGAACACTCCATGCTAAGGCTGTGCTCCATACGATGGAGCGGTCACGTGAAGGCCTTGAACGGCATGAGGCACGGCTCTTGTCGTTCATCGCATCAGGGTACGAAGTCAATCCCGAAGCCATTCAACCCCGGCTTGTCCAAGTCCTGCCGGATTCGGAAGAGGAACGGCTCTTCCGGTACTGCCGCCTTCACTGGACAGTCCC
It encodes the following:
- a CDS encoding ATP-dependent DNA helicase — translated: MNFTPAQLQAIGHHAGNLQLIACAGSGKTEVVARRVAALLKNGLKPANIVAFTFTDKAAAELKERIFNRCREELGSVNGMAEMYIGTIHAFCLDLLKAEVPKYLKYDVLNEVQQSLFIDRHSNKSGFTTSTDLTGRKLERYKDTPHYLAAMSILREADIDEKALAGCSVVTGLSSYRDLLNESRYFDYSAIMETAVDVLTNEPEIRKRLAARIKHIIVDEYQDVNPIQEAMVWSLHELGAQVCVVGDDDQTIYQWRGSDVQNILTFQRRYTKVTQLRLEDNFRSSQGIVETARPFIEQNSERLPKKMRPTDAQTYEPGDIVALSFNTPDQEATYIAQTIQALRGVAIKEPTKEDPNHMRGISWSDIAILLRSVRANAEPITHALDQAQIPYLVVGMNNLFGTTEAEAARQLFYFMVSRPGVDAAGLERTWLNAGLGLTTADVRRAIATAASSRAQFDNPTERFGFYSIQRTFQTFLEEAGVREEKVPYGRGEIVFYNLGKFSQLISDFETIHYHSEPKEKYKSFANFLEFQAEDAYPEGWQDNQYANPDAVRIMTVHQAKGMQWPVVFVPALLKNRFPSKKQGGRNAWHLIPRAAVKGQPRYEGTIEDERRLFYVAMTRSQKFLHLTYAPIPGNQLFQTKSVFWDDVLVSKFVKRRSQDYSQRHRLPPTPRKGVSNVVFSFSDLKYFFECPYQFKLRILYGFNAPIHEALGYGRSLHNALAEVHACATRGDHVSEGEARDLVKTHLHTPYAYPALKEKLEAAAEKVLRDYVHDNKALFDKIEFSEKQIEINLGDGVTVNGRVDLVRRIDTGETTIVDLKSTDRAQPEEVTETQLHIYALGYEELTGRRADYVEIYELDERKRKPRSVDDDFIEDVKRKVRDAARALHQSHMPAAPTPAKCRKCDYLGLCTAGQGECNR